A DNA window from Fodinibius sp. Rm-B-1B1-1 contains the following coding sequences:
- a CDS encoding sigma-70 family RNA polymerase sigma factor: MDYANLVTAVQENKTQETNKIIEALRPRLIAFLQIHMNANRSDAEDCAQDSLLTSLEVIKEDRINDPDQVVSYIMSICRNNYLKMQKKKRPEATDEIPESHQQPPNQLQTLLDEEQEQLLEWCLSQLKQKYQDFMAYWFDHPDSHAKKVAEHFDISVNNVWTRKHRLIQKLSECYQEKSKL; this comes from the coding sequence ATGGATTACGCAAATTTAGTTACCGCTGTTCAAGAGAACAAAACACAAGAGACGAATAAAATTATTGAAGCCCTTCGTCCGCGGTTAATTGCATTTTTACAAATACATATGAATGCAAATCGGTCGGACGCTGAAGATTGTGCTCAGGATTCTCTTCTTACCTCACTGGAAGTCATAAAAGAAGATCGCATTAATGACCCAGACCAAGTTGTATCATACATCATGTCGATCTGCAGAAATAACTACCTCAAAATGCAGAAGAAAAAGCGTCCTGAAGCAACAGATGAAATCCCGGAAAGTCACCAACAGCCCCCTAACCAGTTACAAACGTTACTGGATGAAGAACAAGAGCAATTACTTGAATGGTGCTTAAGTCAACTCAAACAAAAATATCAGGATTTTATGGCCTATTGGTTCGACCATCCTGATTCCCATGCCAAAAAAGTAGCCGAGCATTTTGACATCAGCGTAAATAATGTTTGGACACGGAAACACCGCCTAATCCAAAAGCTAAGCGAATGCTATCAAGAAAAAAGTAAATTATAA
- a CDS encoding CHAT domain-containing protein, producing MKRLLICIAFFIGFATSALGQSIQLADSLFQTGQDFDDQGKMAESEFYYREAYKLYRQFQDTASWLEAGKEYGSAMVYRSKNEQAMELYKMLLDVDHPANDAYNRGDLYTSMGWSSNRVGNRDLAEKYYNKALPLARESGDSLLIGTVYNNLGSLYNRKGNSSKSLEYYEQALDYYTNDRYRATTLSNIGSIYYDLSLYDRALEYANRSLKLREEIDSVYLLAYGYNQMGIMQSNLGNHDQALVAYKKSLDYSQQASTPSLTSSILNNLGLVYKRLNEYDTTIDYYQRSLAIKEETSGPGSIATTVNNIGQLYFDQDNKKEAERYYRRALKLREQHGNNSDIASSLNSMLRLTIDRQNFAEATTYANRLKAMGDSTDNYDMLQKASIFLGRIDRDQGRNQEALTHYKKAYSYSQYLSKRRQLAPLKELARQYHTLGSDSAVTYGQKAIDIIEEHRSNAGALSDLKSGYFGQHSDFYSEVASWVLTYESDVARAYTLVEQSKARALSDELTEAAQNINGQLPEKVRIARSQKRQRIDQLYSDLENTVNAQAREALLEKIRMAELEYASYENQLQNQHPQLQNLQSPEPVTLKQAQNSLDEQSAILEYALSDHQLLAFLITRDNVHIETLSQEKETDTLATELTTMVTDFKDAILSNAARTRLRAESTELYNLLLKPFEKELQAYENLTVIPDGALAYLPFEAISQGDQYLIESFNIKYVPSLTSLTLLKDPQGLNRKDLLAVAGSNFTVGEDGNLQRGNLSNLPSTLIEVDSIATHFQDHSVLKDEEVSEGRFKDLLRESNYQYIHLATHGLIDEEEPNRSGLAFSTSGELSAASTEDGMLRSSEIFGMNITSDMVVLSACNTGLGKLVNGEGMLGMQRSFFYAGTSTVVVSLWNVYDRSTASFMNEFYKSLLQQDTDESWIDNTLRWIGWEESIPFGAKAKAMREAKLQMIKHPLFNHPVYWAPFIVVGR from the coding sequence ATGAAACGGCTTCTCATTTGTATTGCTTTTTTTATTGGCTTCGCTACCTCGGCCTTAGGGCAAAGTATACAACTGGCTGACTCTCTCTTCCAAACGGGACAGGACTTTGATGACCAGGGAAAGATGGCCGAGTCAGAATTTTACTACCGCGAAGCCTATAAATTGTACCGGCAATTCCAGGATACCGCTTCGTGGCTGGAAGCCGGCAAAGAATACGGCAGTGCCATGGTGTACCGCTCCAAAAATGAGCAGGCTATGGAACTATACAAGATGTTGTTAGACGTTGACCATCCCGCCAATGATGCCTACAACCGCGGGGATTTATATACCAGCATGGGCTGGTCCTCGAACCGGGTAGGCAACAGAGATCTTGCAGAAAAATACTACAACAAGGCCTTACCTTTGGCACGGGAGTCGGGAGACAGCCTGCTCATTGGAACCGTCTATAATAATTTGGGTAGTTTATACAACCGTAAAGGTAACAGCTCTAAATCACTGGAGTATTACGAGCAAGCTCTTGACTATTATACCAATGATCGTTATCGGGCTACAACGCTATCTAATATTGGCTCAATATATTATGATTTATCCCTTTACGATCGAGCTTTGGAATATGCCAACCGAAGTTTGAAACTTCGTGAAGAAATTGACAGCGTTTATTTATTAGCCTATGGATATAATCAGATGGGGATTATGCAAAGTAATTTGGGCAATCACGATCAGGCTTTGGTTGCTTACAAAAAAAGTTTGGATTATAGTCAGCAAGCCTCTACACCCAGTCTTACTTCTTCCATTCTCAATAACCTGGGCCTTGTTTACAAAAGGCTAAATGAATACGATACGACTATTGATTATTACCAACGCAGCTTAGCTATAAAAGAAGAAACATCCGGGCCCGGTTCTATTGCTACCACCGTCAACAATATCGGGCAGCTCTATTTTGATCAAGATAACAAGAAAGAAGCCGAACGATACTATCGCAGGGCGCTTAAACTGCGCGAGCAACATGGCAATAATAGTGATATTGCTTCTTCTTTAAATTCCATGCTGCGGCTGACAATAGATCGCCAAAACTTTGCCGAGGCCACGACCTATGCCAACCGCCTGAAAGCCATGGGAGATTCCACCGACAACTACGATATGCTGCAGAAAGCCTCAATATTTTTGGGGCGGATCGATCGGGATCAGGGGCGCAACCAAGAAGCACTTACCCATTACAAAAAAGCATACAGCTATAGCCAGTATCTATCAAAACGTCGTCAGCTTGCCCCGCTTAAAGAACTGGCCCGCCAGTACCATACCTTAGGCTCCGACAGCGCAGTTACTTATGGACAAAAAGCCATCGATATCATCGAGGAACACCGCTCCAACGCCGGAGCCCTTTCCGATTTAAAGTCCGGCTATTTTGGTCAGCATTCTGATTTCTATTCCGAAGTAGCATCATGGGTATTGACCTACGAATCGGATGTTGCTCGTGCTTATACGCTGGTGGAGCAATCCAAGGCGCGGGCACTCAGCGATGAGCTGACCGAGGCGGCTCAAAATATTAACGGGCAACTACCGGAGAAGGTGCGCATTGCACGCAGCCAAAAGCGGCAGCGCATTGACCAGCTCTATTCCGATCTCGAAAATACCGTGAATGCCCAGGCGCGAGAAGCATTGCTTGAAAAAATACGGATGGCCGAGCTGGAATACGCCTCTTATGAAAATCAGCTCCAGAATCAACATCCCCAGCTCCAAAACCTGCAGTCACCCGAACCGGTTACCCTCAAACAGGCCCAAAACAGCCTCGATGAACAATCAGCTATCCTGGAATATGCTCTCAGTGATCACCAGCTATTGGCCTTTTTAATTACCCGTGATAACGTTCATATAGAAACGTTGTCACAAGAAAAAGAGACCGATACACTGGCCACCGAACTTACAACCATGGTCACTGATTTTAAGGATGCCATCTTATCAAATGCGGCACGCACGCGACTGCGAGCAGAATCTACCGAACTCTATAACCTGCTGCTAAAACCGTTTGAAAAAGAGTTGCAGGCCTATGAGAACCTTACTGTTATTCCCGACGGAGCACTGGCCTACCTCCCTTTTGAGGCGATTTCACAGGGCGACCAGTACCTGATCGAGAGCTTTAATATCAAGTACGTTCCCTCGCTCACCAGTCTTACCCTGCTCAAAGATCCTCAAGGCCTTAACCGCAAAGATCTGCTGGCCGTGGCGGGATCTAATTTTACAGTTGGGGAAGATGGAAACCTTCAACGCGGGAATCTCAGCAATTTACCCTCCACCTTAATCGAGGTTGATTCCATCGCCACCCATTTTCAAGATCACTCGGTACTTAAGGATGAAGAAGTTTCGGAAGGGCGGTTTAAAGACTTGTTGAGAGAAAGTAATTACCAATATATACACTTAGCCACGCATGGACTTATTGACGAGGAGGAACCCAATCGAAGTGGACTCGCTTTTTCCACGAGCGGTGAACTTTCTGCCGCCTCTACCGAAGACGGGATGCTGCGCAGTTCCGAGATTTTTGGGATGAATATTACTTCAGATATGGTCGTGCTCAGCGCTTGTAATACGGGCCTCGGTAAACTCGTGAACGGAGAGGGGATGCTGGGCATGCAGCGATCTTTTTTCTACGCCGGAACATCCACGGTGGTCGTAAGTCTGTGGAATGTATACGATAGATCCACGGCTTCCTTTATGAATGAATTTTACAAATCGCTGTTACAGCAAGATACGGACGAGAGTTGGATTGACAACACCCTTCGGTGGATTGGGTGGGAAGAGTCGATCCCGTTTGGTGCCAAGGCCAAAGCCATGCGCGAAGCCAAGCTACAGATGATCAAGCACCCACTATTTAATCATCCTGTTTATTGGGCACCATTTATTGTGGTAGGGCGGTAA
- a CDS encoding fasciclin domain-containing protein, which translates to METTTHNPYKNLSKFLLRSFVAVLLVFALQACGDDDENGPTDPPSETGNIVEVAESNDDFSDLVSALSNAGLVSTLEDDGPFTVFAPTNDAFAGVDLSGFTEDQLVEILSYHVVSGNIASGDLSAEQSVEALAGGNLFITADGEVRINDNATVVDADIEASNGVIHAIDQVVLPDSYQDVVGIISKRYGLQSLEDAVVSEELTAALQGDGPFTVFAPTNDAFDNAELGDQNLAEVLQYHVIPNEVLSGDLQAVQTVETLQGEELTIEAADGSVTITDNSGQTYEVTEADLQGTNGIVHIINGVLNPAPNIVDVATEAGNFTTLVDALGQTGLDEALQGAGPFTVFAPTDDAFSGVDLSGFTNEQLTEILQYHVVNANILSSDLETQQSVAALSEDSLFVTVNGEVVVNDAATVINADISASNGTIHAVDNVLLPDSYQDVVGIVSKRYNLQALEDAVVQAGLAGTLQGDGPFTVFAPTNAAFDEVDTSGLSDQELQDILEYHVLPQEVLSGDIESGTVTTVNGADLEVTVNNDGSVSLTDGAGNIATVITVDLQGTNGVVHIIDGVLLPS; encoded by the coding sequence ATGGAAACAACAACTCACAATCCTTATAAAAATCTGAGTAAATTCTTGCTCAGAAGTTTTGTTGCTGTACTGCTTGTATTTGCTTTACAAGCATGTGGCGATGATGACGAAAACGGACCAACAGACCCACCAAGTGAAACCGGTAACATTGTTGAAGTAGCAGAGTCCAATGATGATTTTAGCGACTTGGTATCTGCACTTAGTAATGCCGGACTGGTATCTACGCTTGAAGACGATGGACCTTTTACGGTTTTTGCCCCCACCAATGATGCTTTTGCTGGCGTTGACCTAAGTGGGTTTACTGAGGATCAGCTGGTAGAAATTCTTAGCTATCATGTTGTCTCTGGAAATATAGCATCCGGAGATCTCAGTGCTGAGCAATCGGTGGAAGCCCTTGCCGGTGGTAACCTTTTTATTACGGCTGATGGCGAAGTTCGTATCAATGATAACGCTACGGTTGTAGACGCTGATATCGAAGCTTCCAATGGTGTTATTCATGCCATCGACCAAGTCGTACTTCCTGATAGCTATCAAGATGTAGTTGGTATTATTTCTAAGCGGTATGGCCTGCAATCTCTCGAAGATGCCGTGGTCAGTGAGGAGCTGACTGCTGCCCTACAGGGAGACGGACCGTTTACCGTTTTTGCTCCCACTAACGATGCGTTTGACAATGCTGAACTCGGTGACCAAAACTTAGCAGAAGTATTACAGTACCATGTAATACCAAATGAAGTGCTTTCAGGCGACCTCCAAGCAGTTCAAACCGTCGAAACCCTACAGGGAGAGGAACTAACCATTGAAGCTGCCGACGGTTCGGTGACTATTACGGATAATTCCGGCCAAACCTACGAAGTTACCGAAGCTGACTTGCAAGGTACCAATGGGATAGTACACATCATCAATGGAGTACTAAATCCTGCACCTAATATCGTTGATGTTGCTACTGAAGCAGGCAACTTCACTACACTTGTTGACGCTCTTGGTCAAACAGGATTAGATGAAGCTCTACAAGGAGCAGGTCCCTTTACTGTATTTGCACCTACCGATGATGCTTTTTCTGGCGTTGACCTAAGTGGATTCACCAATGAACAGCTTACGGAAATACTTCAGTACCATGTCGTAAATGCAAATATTCTGTCTTCAGATTTAGAAACTCAACAATCAGTTGCGGCATTATCAGAAGATAGTCTTTTTGTGACTGTCAATGGAGAGGTGGTCGTCAACGATGCAGCAACTGTTATTAACGCTGATATTAGTGCTTCAAATGGTACTATCCACGCTGTCGACAACGTACTACTTCCCGACAGTTATCAAGATGTTGTTGGTATTGTCTCGAAGCGCTATAACCTACAGGCCTTAGAAGATGCTGTGGTGCAGGCTGGTTTAGCAGGCACACTTCAGGGTGATGGCCCCTTTACGGTTTTTGCTCCCACCAACGCAGCCTTTGATGAAGTAGATACCAGCGGCCTTTCAGATCAAGAACTGCAAGATATTCTGGAATACCATGTACTGCCACAAGAAGTACTTTCTGGTGACATCGAATCAGGTACCGTAACAACTGTAAATGGGGCCGACCTTGAAGTTACCGTTAATAATGATGGCAGTGTTTCATTGACAGATGGAGCCGGAAATATCGCTACCGTCATCACGGTTGACTTACAAGGAACCAACGGAGTAGTACACATTATTGATGGAGTATTACTTCCAAGTTAA
- a CDS encoding segregation and condensation protein A has protein sequence MYRVQLKNFEGPLDLLLFFIKRDELDIYDIPISYITNQFLEYINLMEELDLDVASEFILMASMLMSIKAKMMLPQEDSDDELDEHDPRYELVQRLLEYKRYKEMAGKMEDVAEEAQKAYFRGNTKVDQVDKQATGEALQDVTMFDLMAAFKKVLSDIKKQESIHHVEKIEYTIEEQSEYVLDRLQQGGRTSFRTMCEELKNTTKIVVTFLAILEMLKERQINLYVEDDDPTAFYLDLKPVDEIIGTPETN, from the coding sequence ATGTATCGCGTCCAGCTTAAAAATTTTGAAGGTCCGCTCGACCTGCTGCTTTTCTTTATTAAAAGGGACGAGCTTGATATTTATGACATTCCCATCTCTTATATAACCAATCAGTTTTTAGAGTATATAAATTTGATGGAAGAGCTGGATTTAGATGTTGCCAGCGAATTTATTTTGATGGCCAGCATGTTGATGTCGATTAAGGCCAAAATGATGCTTCCACAAGAAGATTCGGATGACGAGCTCGACGAGCACGATCCGCGTTATGAGCTGGTACAGCGGTTACTTGAATACAAACGCTACAAAGAGATGGCCGGCAAGATGGAAGATGTGGCCGAAGAAGCGCAAAAGGCATACTTTAGAGGCAATACTAAGGTTGATCAAGTTGATAAACAAGCTACCGGCGAAGCTCTGCAAGATGTAACCATGTTTGATTTGATGGCTGCCTTCAAAAAGGTGCTATCAGATATCAAAAAACAGGAAAGCATACACCATGTCGAGAAAATTGAATATACGATTGAAGAGCAGAGCGAGTATGTGCTTGACCGCCTTCAGCAAGGCGGTCGCACCTCATTTCGGACGATGTGTGAAGAGCTCAAAAACACTACGAAAATCGTGGTAACCTTTTTGGCTATTTTGGAAATGCTTAAAGAGCGTCAGATAAATTTGTATGTCGAAGATGATGATCCCACCGCTTTTTATTTAGATCTTAAACCCGTCGATGAGATTATTGGAACACCCGAAACCAATTAG
- the ruvB gene encoding Holliday junction branch migration DNA helicase RuvB, producing MQNPLLDASDNDQEFERSLRPTRVSEFIGQQKVIQNLSVFIKAAQKRNEALDHVILSGPPGLGKTTLAHIIANEMGVQIKPTTGPVLEKPGDLAGMLTNLEEGDVLFIDEIHRLNPVVEEYLYSAMEDYQLDIVIDSGPNARSIQIELNRFTLVGATTRKGLLTAPLRARFGIDMRLDYYDVELLQRIALRTADILNMGITDTGAHEIARRSRGTPRIVNKLLRRTRDFAQVQDMDTINDEIADTALNALDVDQNGFDEMDIRILKAIIENYEGGPVGLGTLGVAVGEDKGTIEEVYEPYLIKEGFLQRTPKGRVTTRKAFEYLGVNPDKEEY from the coding sequence TTGCAAAATCCTCTGTTAGACGCTTCTGATAACGACCAAGAGTTTGAACGTTCCCTGCGTCCTACACGTGTCAGTGAGTTTATAGGACAACAGAAAGTCATCCAAAATCTTTCTGTTTTTATTAAAGCTGCACAAAAGCGAAACGAAGCGTTAGACCATGTTATCCTTTCCGGCCCTCCGGGGTTGGGAAAAACTACGTTGGCTCATATCATTGCTAACGAGATGGGGGTGCAAATCAAGCCTACCACCGGGCCTGTACTTGAAAAGCCGGGTGACCTTGCGGGTATGCTCACCAACCTTGAAGAAGGGGACGTCCTATTTATAGATGAGATCCATCGCCTGAATCCTGTTGTAGAGGAATATCTGTATTCTGCTATGGAGGACTATCAGCTGGATATCGTAATAGATTCCGGGCCTAATGCCCGCAGCATTCAAATTGAACTAAACCGGTTTACGTTGGTAGGAGCCACCACACGAAAAGGCTTACTCACAGCTCCGCTCCGAGCCCGTTTTGGCATTGATATGCGGTTGGATTATTACGATGTAGAGCTGCTTCAGCGCATTGCCCTTCGAACGGCAGACATCCTGAATATGGGTATCACAGATACCGGTGCTCACGAAATTGCGCGCCGTAGCAGGGGCACACCTCGTATTGTTAATAAGCTTTTGCGTCGCACCCGTGATTTTGCCCAAGTACAAGATATGGATACCATTAATGATGAAATTGCGGATACAGCTCTAAACGCCCTTGATGTTGATCAAAACGGCTTTGATGAAATGGACATCCGAATTTTGAAAGCTATTATTGAAAATTATGAGGGAGGTCCTGTTGGGCTGGGAACGCTTGGCGTTGCAGTAGGAGAAGATAAAGGAACGATTGAAGAAGTTTATGAACCATATCTGATAAAGGAAGGGTTTCTACAGCGAACTCCAAAGGGAAGAGTTACTACTCGAAAAGCTTTTGAATATTTAGGAGTCAATCCTGACAAGGAGGAGTATTAA
- the metK gene encoding methionine adenosyltransferase encodes MKNLFTSESVSEGHPDKVADQISDSILDSMLEQDPDSRVAVETLVTTGLAVISGEVTTDAYVDVQEITREVIKSIGYTKNSYRFDSESCGVLTTIHQQSPDIAQGVDEGEDKEMGAGDQGMMFGYATNETDTYMPMTLQYSHDLLRELAHIRKETALLPYLAPDSKSQVTVEYDDEGNPKRIDTIVISTQHDEGIDQIQIKKDLKKHLVPKVISEDLMDAETIFHVNPTGKFVIGGPHGDTGLTGRKIIVDTYGGRGSHGGGAFSGKDPSKVDRSAAYASRHVAKNVVAAELADECLIQLAYAIGIPEPVSVNVNTYGTGTVSDAELAEAIKKTFDLTPSGIINRFDLKRPIYSKTAAYGHFGRNEFPWEKLDYTDKLANAL; translated from the coding sequence ATGAAAAACCTTTTTACCTCCGAATCAGTATCAGAAGGACATCCCGATAAAGTTGCGGATCAAATTTCTGATTCTATCCTTGATTCCATGCTTGAACAGGATCCAGATTCTCGAGTAGCTGTGGAGACGTTAGTTACCACGGGCCTTGCTGTAATATCAGGTGAAGTTACTACCGATGCCTACGTAGATGTTCAGGAAATCACTCGTGAAGTCATCAAAAGTATTGGCTATACAAAAAACTCTTATCGTTTTGATTCGGAGTCTTGTGGCGTCTTAACAACCATCCACCAGCAAAGTCCCGACATTGCGCAGGGAGTAGATGAAGGCGAAGACAAAGAAATGGGCGCCGGCGACCAGGGCATGATGTTTGGGTACGCCACGAATGAAACTGACACCTATATGCCCATGACTCTTCAATATTCTCATGACTTGCTTCGGGAACTTGCGCACATCCGCAAAGAAACAGCCCTGCTTCCATACTTGGCACCCGACAGCAAAAGTCAGGTTACGGTTGAATACGATGACGAAGGAAATCCAAAGCGAATAGATACGATCGTTATCTCGACCCAGCACGATGAGGGCATTGATCAGATCCAAATCAAAAAGGATTTAAAAAAGCATCTGGTTCCAAAAGTTATTTCTGAGGATTTGATGGATGCCGAAACAATCTTTCATGTAAATCCCACCGGTAAGTTTGTTATTGGCGGCCCCCATGGAGATACCGGCTTGACAGGACGTAAAATTATTGTTGATACCTACGGCGGACGTGGTTCGCATGGAGGAGGAGCTTTTTCCGGAAAAGATCCTTCAAAAGTAGATCGCAGTGCTGCCTATGCTTCGCGACATGTTGCCAAAAACGTTGTCGCTGCTGAATTAGCTGATGAATGCCTGATACAGCTGGCTTATGCTATTGGCATTCCAGAACCCGTATCTGTTAATGTAAATACTTATGGTACAGGAACGGTTAGCGATGCTGAGTTAGCTGAAGCTATTAAGAAAACTTTCGATTTAACACCGTCTGGAATTATTAATCGGTTTGATTTAAAACGACCCATCTATTCAAAAACAGCGGCTTATGGACATTTTGGTCGCAACGAATTTCCCTGGGAAAAGCTGGATTATACTGATAAACTTGCTAATGCCTTATAA
- a CDS encoding M28 family peptidase produces the protein MQYRIILFFVALLFVSCAGSEPSSQQNSQSPKTDTEALLAYQDYITTDFLKPHLTAFAHDTMKGRETGTPSEDKAAAYLAREYKKMGLVPAGDNGSYFQHFELNASINDSVTFELYQKAENEKKLISRSTSDSKKSAQFVRLFGGIDSLSGDIAFAGFGITDEEKGIDHLDGTDLTDKWVMVFQGIPNVVDGDTLINPNMEAQARFQMIMDKGAKGILVIPVEEPDQYGQVAQKMQGSFGEAGRLTLAYRDKERNDSNGFRGGYNMVNPELAVEMLSVSSVEKLVSYRQQLIDEIADFKAVDTEYSLSQTPYTSRETITSKNVLALVEGGDPKLKDEVVVLTSHYDHVGIGEPDSTGDHIYNGADDDGSGTIGLLNMAKAFSEAEKNGVKPKRSILFLNVSAEEKGLLGSRYYSDHAIFPMEKTIANLNTDMIGRIDSKHEKEGVEKYAYIIGAELISSELDSVIKVANEQSGQIQLDKTYNDLNDPNQFYRRSDHWHFGRYRVPFAFFFTGVHEDYHRPSDEVHKIRFDKMTNILQTMYATTVMLANGEARPAVDNQQFIEITKDDN, from the coding sequence ATGCAGTACCGGATTATACTATTTTTTGTTGCCCTGCTATTTGTAAGTTGTGCCGGATCCGAGCCTTCATCCCAACAAAATAGTCAATCCCCTAAAACCGATACCGAGGCTCTGTTGGCATACCAAGATTATATTACTACGGATTTTCTGAAGCCTCACCTCACGGCTTTTGCCCATGACACGATGAAGGGTCGGGAAACGGGAACGCCATCCGAAGATAAAGCGGCCGCTTATCTTGCCAGGGAGTACAAAAAAATGGGATTAGTACCGGCTGGTGATAACGGAAGTTATTTTCAGCATTTTGAACTTAATGCGTCAATTAATGATAGTGTCACATTTGAGCTTTACCAGAAGGCAGAAAATGAGAAAAAACTCATAAGCCGTTCTACTTCGGATAGCAAAAAATCAGCACAATTTGTACGTCTTTTTGGAGGTATTGATAGCCTGAGCGGGGATATTGCTTTTGCCGGCTTTGGAATTACCGACGAGGAAAAAGGCATTGACCACCTGGATGGAACGGATCTGACAGATAAGTGGGTGATGGTATTTCAGGGGATACCCAATGTGGTAGATGGTGATACCTTAATTAATCCCAATATGGAAGCGCAGGCGCGGTTTCAAATGATAATGGATAAAGGAGCCAAAGGGATATTGGTGATTCCAGTTGAGGAACCGGATCAGTATGGACAGGTGGCACAAAAAATGCAGGGATCGTTTGGCGAAGCCGGTCGGCTTACGCTGGCTTATCGGGATAAGGAACGTAATGACTCCAATGGTTTTAGAGGTGGATACAATATGGTTAATCCCGAATTGGCAGTTGAGATGTTGAGCGTATCCTCGGTAGAGAAATTAGTGAGCTATCGTCAACAGCTGATCGATGAAATTGCGGACTTTAAAGCTGTGGATACCGAATATAGCTTGTCACAAACGCCATATACCTCAAGGGAGACCATTACCTCGAAGAATGTATTAGCCCTTGTTGAAGGTGGGGATCCAAAACTAAAAGATGAAGTGGTTGTATTAACGTCGCATTACGATCACGTGGGAATTGGAGAACCAGATTCTACGGGAGATCATATTTACAATGGCGCCGATGATGACGGCAGCGGTACGATTGGATTATTAAATATGGCGAAGGCATTTTCGGAGGCCGAAAAAAATGGGGTGAAACCCAAGCGTTCTATACTATTTTTGAATGTATCAGCTGAGGAAAAAGGATTATTGGGATCACGTTATTATTCCGATCATGCGATATTTCCGATGGAGAAAACCATTGCCAATTTAAATACGGATATGATTGGCCGCATTGACTCCAAGCATGAAAAGGAAGGCGTTGAAAAGTACGCCTATATTATTGGGGCAGAGCTCATTTCTTCGGAATTGGACAGCGTTATCAAGGTCGCTAATGAGCAATCGGGACAAATTCAGTTAGACAAAACTTACAATGATCTTAACGATCCCAACCAGTTTTACCGTCGCAGCGATCACTGGCATTTTGGTCGTTACCGGGTACCTTTTGCATTCTTTTTTACCGGCGTACATGAAGACTATCACCGCCCTTCGGATGAAGTACACAAAATCCGTTTTGATAAAATGACTAATATCCTTCAAACAATGTATGCGACTACGGTGATGTTGGCGAATGGAGAAGCCAGACCTGCCGTTGATAACCAGCAGTTTATTGAGATTACAAAGGATGATAATTAA